In a single window of the Nicotiana tomentosiformis chromosome 10, ASM39032v3, whole genome shotgun sequence genome:
- the LOC104088933 gene encoding uncharacterized protein isoform X1: MDELEQIDSQIPITECKLEKVFPPTFFDVMEHLPIHLANEAKIARPSQYRWMYPMERYIYFMKPFIRNRACAEGSIAEGYLATECMTLCSSYLYTMEIKFNRLERNYDGGVIESDGGLIIFCQPGRALRGGKPHKLGSKELEQAHFYILKNCDEIQPFLEEFSLTPVDTSQENSDRQFISWLKEKIAGLHKSDDSKKMTDLLLLSRGPTTYVTSHHGYLINRYRFHVQDYDKGLTTQNCEVVVVGEIDEANKIINYYGELKNILELQFIGGGRVVLFKCTWFDVYDQEKGVKIDEYGFVSVNRQRFLKITEPFVLANQASQVFYVDDLSNKGWHVVRKVQPRDTFDVLQENINDLEDSDNSSLKRKRTQEGLDIYQLFI; the protein is encoded by the exons ATGGATGAATTAGAGCAGATAGATTCTCAAATCCCTATAACCGAGTGCAAGTTAGAAAAGGTCTTCCCTCCTACATTTTTTGATGTCATGGAGCACTTGCCAATTCATTTAGCTAATGAAGCTAAGATTGCTCGACCTTCTCAATATCGATGGATGTATCCTATGGAGCGATATATATACTTTATGAAACCTTTTATTCGTAATAGGGCTTGCGCAGAAGGTTCTATTGCAGAGGGATATTTAGCAACTGAATGTATGACCTTATGTTCAAGTTATTTATATACAATGGAAATAAAGTTTAATCGCCTTGAACGGAATTATGATGGTGGTGTTATAGAATCTGATGGAGGTTTAATAATTTTTTGTCAACCTGGAAGAGCTTTAAGAGGTGGCAAACCACACAAACTTGGTTCAAAAGAACTGGAGCAAgcacatttttatattttgaagaaTTGTGATGAAATTCAACCATTTCTCGA AGAGTTTTCACTAACTCCTGTTGACACCTCTCAAGAAAATTCGGATAGGCAATTTATTAGTTGGTTAAAAGAAAAG ATTGCAGGACTGCACAAAAGTGATGATAGTAAGAAAATGACAGATTTGCTCTTGTTGTCACGCGGTCCCACGACATATGTGACAAGTCATCATGGCTACCTTATTAATAGATATAGGTTTCACGTGCAAGATTATGATAAAGGTTTGACAACTCAAAACTGCGAAGTGGTTGTAGTTGGAGAGATAGATGAAGCTAATAAGATCATTAATTACTATGGAGAACTAAAAAATATTCTAGAATTACAatttattggtggaggaagagtAGTTTTATTTAAATGTACGTGGTTTGATGTATATGACCAAGAAAAAGGAGTTAAGATAGATGAATATGGCTTTGTAAGTGTTAACCGTCAGCGTTTTCTAAAAATAACTGAGCCTTTTGTATTAGCCAACCAAGCATCACAAGTTTTTTATGTTGACGATCTTTCCAATAAAGGTTGGCATGTTGTACGAAAAGTTCAACCTCGTGATACTTTTGATGTTCTACAAGAAAATATTAATGATCTAGAGGATTCAGATAATTCTTCACTGAAAAGGAAAAGAACTCAGGAAGGTTTGGATATTTATCAACTCTTTATTTAA